One Acidobacteriota bacterium DNA window includes the following coding sequences:
- a CDS encoding four helix bundle protein produces the protein MKQPSFIPPHGHYQELLSYRKAEVVYDVTFHFCKRFLKRGDRTIDQMVQAARSGKQNIVEGSKASGTSKEMEIKLTNVARASLEELLMDYQDFLRVRDLAIWDKDSEEALYVRKLGKRNPMTFELFREFCETRSAGVVANIAICLIHQTNYLLDQQIRRLEQDFIKEGGLRERMTKVRLQERNRKR, from the coding sequence ATGAAACAACCCAGCTTCATCCCGCCGCACGGCCATTATCAGGAATTGCTTTCTTATCGGAAAGCAGAAGTGGTTTATGACGTAACGTTCCACTTTTGCAAACGATTCCTCAAACGCGGCGACCGCACGATTGATCAGATGGTGCAAGCGGCGCGCTCCGGAAAGCAGAACATCGTTGAAGGCAGCAAAGCATCTGGAACTTCAAAAGAGATGGAAATCAAATTGACCAATGTCGCCCGCGCCAGTTTGGAAGAACTATTGATGGATTATCAGGACTTTCTGCGCGTCCGGGATTTAGCGATTTGGGATAAAGATTCTGAAGAAGCGCTGTATGTCCGCAAGCTTGGGAAACGAAACCCAATGACGTTTGAACTTTTTCGAGAGTTTTGTGAAACGCGCTCTGCCGGCGTTGTCGCCAATATCGCCATTTGCCTGATTCATCAGACGAATTATTTGCTGGATCAACAGATTCGACGACTCGAACAGGATTTCATCAAAGAAGGCGGATTGCGAGAACGAATGACAAAAGTTCGGTTACAGGAACGGAATCGGAAAAGATAA
- a CDS encoding DNA alkylation repair protein yields the protein MASKITPTQAAKQVLKTLKAAGTPERAAQSRVYFKSDEDVQFYGLAAQEVRQVEREFFATVKGAWTFDDAIAFCELMIREKHLEAKQIGFELLARFKRQFRPELLETIKQWLLENHSANWATTDGLCSVVVSPLVQKHPELIRQFTPWTRNKNLWVRRVSAVALTGLARRGKHLDEAYGIAEALFGHPEDLIHKATGWLLRDAGRTDEQRLEKFLLEHGPRIPRTALRYAIERFPSDKRKEILAKTKAG from the coding sequence ATGGCTTCAAAAATCACTCCTACTCAGGCAGCAAAACAAGTCCTTAAAACGCTGAAAGCCGCCGGAACTCCTGAGCGCGCAGCACAATCGCGCGTGTATTTCAAATCGGATGAAGATGTGCAGTTTTATGGCCTGGCTGCGCAGGAAGTCAGGCAGGTCGAGCGCGAGTTTTTCGCTACGGTGAAAGGTGCCTGGACTTTCGACGACGCGATCGCGTTTTGCGAGTTGATGATCCGGGAAAAACATCTGGAAGCCAAACAAATCGGGTTTGAATTGCTGGCACGATTCAAACGCCAGTTCAGGCCGGAATTGCTCGAAACCATCAAGCAATGGTTGCTGGAAAATCACAGCGCGAATTGGGCGACGACGGACGGGCTTTGTTCCGTGGTTGTTTCTCCGTTGGTGCAAAAACATCCCGAACTAATCCGGCAATTCACCCCTTGGACACGCAATAAAAATCTGTGGGTGCGGCGAGTTTCCGCGGTGGCGCTGACCGGGTTGGCGCGCAGAGGCAAACATTTGGATGAGGCATACGGAATTGCCGAAGCCCTGTTTGGCCATCCTGAAGACCTGATTCACAAAGCGACGGGCTGGTTGTTGCGCGATGCCGGCAGGACCGATGAACAGCGATTGGAAAAGTTCCTGTTGGAGCACGGCCCGCGAATTCCGCGCACAGCGTTGCGGTATGCCATTGAACGATTTCCCTCCGACAAACGAAAAGAAATTCTGGCAAAAACCAAAGCCGGATAG
- a CDS encoding FadR family transcriptional regulator — protein MTSRNSHNLKAAMAPIDRAGITELVVQRIKELLERGELKAGSRLPPERELAEMLHISRPSLRTALKALSVMGIINAKPGAGTYIAESLPEVFTEPMRFMTLINNTSDEEMFEARLIIEAGLAELAAERANDEDIKAMVVELDAMRANLNDPENYLKHDIQFHQAIAKAANNKLMSGVMDTVSQLLFNLRRQTIRHAGDFEEANDWHQKIVEAIRKHDAKRAKETLTGHLRASQAAWARENRNHSSENSPDNSSGAGSAENKADTSPFKRRGK, from the coding sequence ATGACCAGTCGTAATTCGCACAATTTGAAAGCGGCCATGGCGCCGATTGACCGCGCAGGAATCACCGAACTTGTTGTCCAACGAATCAAAGAATTATTGGAACGCGGCGAGCTGAAAGCCGGAAGTCGTTTGCCGCCGGAACGTGAATTGGCCGAAATGCTGCACATCAGCCGTCCCAGTTTGCGCACTGCGTTAAAAGCCTTATCGGTGATGGGCATTATCAACGCCAAACCAGGCGCAGGAACTTACATCGCCGAATCGCTGCCGGAAGTGTTCACCGAACCGATGAGGTTCATGACACTGATCAACAACACCAGCGATGAAGAAATGTTTGAAGCCCGGTTGATTATCGAAGCCGGTTTGGCCGAATTGGCCGCTGAACGCGCCAATGATGAAGATATCAAAGCCATGGTTGTGGAACTTGACGCGATGCGCGCCAACTTAAACGATCCGGAAAATTATCTAAAACACGACATACAGTTTCACCAGGCCATTGCCAAAGCCGCCAATAACAAATTGATGAGCGGCGTGATGGATACTGTGTCACAGTTGCTTTTCAATCTGCGCCGCCAAACCATCAGACATGCAGGTGATTTTGAAGAAGCCAATGACTGGCATCAGAAAATTGTCGAAGCAATCAGAAAGCACGATGCCAAACGCGCCAAAGAAACATTGACCGGACATTTGCGAGCTTCCCAGGCGGCTTGGGCACGCGAAAATCGAAATCACTCCTCCGAAAATTCCCCCGATAATTCTTCAGGAGCCGGTTCTGCTGAAAATAAAGCCGACACTTCGCCTTTCAAACGTCGCGGCAAATAA